A genomic stretch from Candidatus Thiothrix anitrata includes:
- a CDS encoding nucleotidyl transferase AbiEii/AbiGii toxin family protein: protein MNLFDQLVSQAMQEQGDLAPLRIVVEKELLHHDILREMAEAGLLSQLTFIGGTCLRACYGSNRLSEDLDFTGGADFRRETLSHLGAVLVERLRVKYGLAVEVSEPSRESGNVDTWKLRVITQPKQRHLPAQRINIDICAIPSYDKRPQVLRNHYGVEMGTSGLILQAESREEILADKLVAFALRPNHIKNRDLWDITWLRQQNINAPLDLVAKKVIDHRYATQQFTQLMAQRSQQLRDDPDIHRYFVQEMRRFLPTAVVVRTVENTAFWTYLADTVQGECARVMQFLEAGDTAQQFTM, encoded by the coding sequence ATGAACTTGTTTGACCAGCTTGTTTCCCAAGCCATGCAAGAGCAAGGTGATCTAGCCCCGTTACGCATCGTGGTGGAAAAAGAGTTGCTGCACCATGACATCCTGCGGGAGATGGCGGAAGCGGGGTTGTTGAGTCAATTGACTTTCATCGGTGGCACTTGCTTGCGGGCGTGTTACGGTTCTAACCGTTTAAGCGAAGATTTGGATTTTACCGGCGGTGCTGACTTTCGGCGTGAAACCCTGAGTCACTTGGGCGCGGTATTGGTTGAACGTTTACGGGTAAAATACGGTCTTGCGGTTGAAGTCAGCGAGCCAAGCCGCGAATCGGGTAATGTGGATACGTGGAAATTACGGGTGATTACCCAGCCGAAACAACGGCATTTGCCTGCCCAGCGCATTAACATCGACATTTGCGCTATCCCCAGTTACGACAAACGCCCGCAGGTATTACGCAACCATTACGGGGTGGAGATGGGAACATCCGGTCTGATCCTGCAAGCCGAAAGCCGTGAAGAAATTCTTGCTGACAAATTAGTGGCTTTTGCGTTACGCCCTAATCACATCAAAAACCGTGACTTGTGGGACATCACTTGGTTGCGACAACAAAATATTAATGCTCCATTAGACTTGGTAGCAAAGAAGGTGATTGATCATCGCTATGCGACCCAACAGTTTACGCAATTGATGGCACAACGTTCCCAGCAGTTGCGTGATGACCCAGATATTCATCGCTATTTTGTGCAGGAAATGCGCCGCTTTCTCCCCACTGCTGTAGTGGTGCGCACAGTAGAAAATACCGCCTTTTGGACTTATCTGGCAGACACCGTGCAGGGCGAATGTGCGCGGGTTATGCAATTTTTAGAGGCGGGTGATACAGCTCAGCAGTTTACGATGTAA
- a CDS encoding YlcI/YnfO family protein, producing MKTRSTNKLTLRLPQSLHEKIKELAKADGVSINQFLVTAAAEKMSALLTKNYLAQEASQASRADFLKVMRAVPDVEPEAFDRL from the coding sequence ATGAAAACACGAAGTACGAATAAACTGACATTGCGTTTACCCCAATCATTGCATGAGAAGATCAAAGAGCTGGCAAAGGCAGATGGTGTCTCAATCAATCAATTTTTGGTAACAGCGGCGGCTGAAAAAATGTCTGCCTTGCTGACCAAAAATTATCTGGCACAAGAAGCGTCTCAAGCATCACGCGCAGATTTTCTCAAGGTCATGCGTGCCGTACCGGATGTTGAACCGGAGGCGTTCGACCGTTTGTGA